ATGTAACAATATGGATTAATCTCAAATTCACTAtgttgagagaaagaagccaaactACAAATACCACATAcagtatgataccatttatatgacattctagaaaaggtaaaactatagccACAGAAAGTAAACCAGTGACTTTCAATGGTTGGGGGGGgtagtttttgtatttttgtaagattggcacctgagccaaaatctgttgccaatcttcttttttctttttccttcttctccccaaagtcccctggtacatagttgtatattctagttttaggtcactctagttctgctacgtggcacaccacctcagcatagcctgatgagcagtaatATTTCCGTGTCcatgatctgaactggtgaaaccctgggctgcccaagcagaaggcatgaactttaaccactcagccatggggcaagcccctatgttttttgttttttgaaaacagGAATCAGATCTTCCTTTGCAAAGGGGAACCCCTGTTACACAATTAGGAAAACAAAGAATCTTGACATTACATGTGGCACTCTTTTCCGTAAACAAGAATATCATTGTGTAATTTTTAATCACAATCGTAATCCACAGAAACATAGACAAATTGGTGACAACTTCAATTCTATTTATGACAAAATATCAGTTGACCAATGCATTAAATGGAGGCATTCATTATTGGTGGGGATTGAGAAAGGTGGGCAGATTATTGTGACTCATTCACTCTCAAGCatgctcaaaaagaaaagaaaaaacattggtTCAATAAGCTGTTATGAGACTGAAATACAAAAACAAGAACCATTactaaaaaaactgaaaaattccgGAAATTCATACAGATTTAACATGTGCAcaatttttatcattctttctctgttttaatgcaataataaataataaaacctttGAAACAGTCAAGGGCTCTATGTAAGCATTTCAGGtaaagcaagaaagaaacaaacttgTCAGACAACTTACTACTCCATAGTCTACCTTGGATGGAAAAGACATACAAGAAAAAATAGTAGGTAGTGTTATTCTTAAATAGAAAGTGTTATCAGACCATTTTCTCCAACTAGGATGGGTCATCTTATGACTGAAGATGACCCTCAATCCCAAGAATAGGCCCAAAGGGTTACACTAAGcggcaagagaagaaaagacgTTAGAGTGGGAATCCTGCCCGAAAGACTCTAGAAAGacaaatgaagacaataaaaaaagaacaggagCAAGAGGTTGAGgcagaacaaaaacaagaaaaaaacaaagaaaaggacgTACAGATGGTTCTGCTCAGTTTGTAATTCAATTTAGGGTTTTATTCAGAGTAAGTTTGACATCTGTGTTCCTGAGGCTATAAATGAGAGGGTTCAGCACGGGTACCACACTGgtgcaaaacacagaaaaaatttcCCCTGGCCCACAGATGTAGCAGATGATAGCTTGACATGAGTGAACAGCCCAAATCCATAGAATAGACGAACAATTATTACGTGGGAGCCACGGGTGCTGAAAGAGCCAACCAACATCACCAGAGGAGCTGATGACCATCTAATGGATGAACCTTTAGGTCATGAGATGTGAAgaatattgaaaagaataaaagcataagaaataaagataatgagGCCAGATACTATGGCAACTGTGCCCAATATAACACAAACCACAAACTCATTGGCAGAGGTGCTGCTGCAGGAGAACTGGAGGGGGTGGAAGGTGTCACACATGTAACGGTTGATGATGTTGGAATCACAAAAGATCAGCCTGTTCATACATCCTGTGTAGACCATGGTACCAGTAAACCCCGTTACATATTAAACAGGCATCATCAAAGAATGGATCTGAGGGGACATGGTGACCATATATAGCAGggatttacagatggccacagAGCAATCATAGGCGATGGCTGTCAACACATAGCACTCAGAGTTgacaaaaaagcagaagaaaaatagctGAGTCACTCATCCTGTAAAGGAGGTGATGTTCCTCTCTGGAAGAAAACTTGTTAGCATTTTGTGGGTAAAAAAACTGAATAACAGAAATCAATAAAGGActgattgaaaatgaaaatgtacacAGTGAAGTGAAGGTGAGAATTCAGATCAATTAGATTAATTAAGGTCAAATTGTCCACCACAATGACCATGTAGttcaccaaaaccagaaaaaacagGGGCAGTTAGAGTTCAGCAGGTCTTTTAATCCCATAAGGACAAACTCTGTCACAGAGGAGTCATTTTCAACAGCCATTCACTTTCCAGGTGTGTTCTGCAGGAAGTGGGGTATAAGGTGACATTAGCGATGGACCCACTCTCTTTGTCTCCAGAGGGAGAGTCCGATCTTCTGATTTACAAGACCAAAGTTGTCTGAACACACACAGTAAAGCATCTAAAGTGTAAGACTTCCTGTGATTTTCCTAATGattcctcatttcttcctttactcCCACTCATGTTGTTTGTCTCTGTCTAGAAAGAATGCTGGCAGACCCGCAACGTCTTTGCACAtcacttcctcccttctccccagtctCCATTAAGGATCAAGGCTGAAAAGAGCAATAAATAGATGATGTTGCCCAGAGACCTGGATTTATGCAGTTGGGGTATGAAAGGAAAttatcaagacaaaaaaaaaggtgATTCAACCCTCACCTTCCTTTTCCTGGAGGCCTCACTACTGCTGGACCTAAAGCCGCTTCAACCCTGTGGTCCTGAGGGGGTCAAAGACAAGGTAGGAGGCAATATACATCGGCAGTGTCCTCAGTCTTCGATGTGCTAACAGAGATATTCTGAGGAGGATGCCATGATATCTATTTGAGAATTTGCCCAGAAAGCCCTCTTCACTTGCAAGGAGCAAAATAATCGTAAATGAAATCCAAAACAATCAGTTGACTCCAGTGAGAATCTATTCCATGCCATGCAGTTCTGGGAAAATCGATTAGAAGCCCAGAAAAATTTTCTCTCCCTCATGATTTCTTTACAAGTTAAATGAGCCCACTGAGGGTAGCAATTAATGAGCCTGTGTTTACATCCTGTGTCATAGACCTAACATTGGATCCTTTGAGACACGTTGTTCTACTTAGTTTATAATCTCACAGCAGGAATTCCTAATCTCCAATAGAGAAGATTTAGTGTTCCTTTTTGTCACTTTATTCATTATGTCTTGGACTCTCTACATGGTTTAAAAAAGGAAGGTCTGGGGCATGGTCACTTGCCATGTCTATTTTCCTAGAGTCTCTGAGGTTGCACTAATAAAATACTAAATCATAGCTTTATGGATGTGATATCACATCCATAAAGAGATGTAGCAAAGTGGTTAAGAGACTAGGGGTGGGCCCCCCACTTCAGACTGAGTTTAAATCTGGTCTTATACTCCTTAACTGCGAGGCTGTAGACAATGATATAACTTCTCTGACCtttgtatatgtatgtttttatctAGTTATACCGATGTATATCTATCAAATGATCTAGTAAAAGagctatctcatagggttgttgcttggattaaatgagttaaggcACAAAGTATTAGAAACATGCCTGACACATAAAAAGAAcctgagaaggattggcacacCTCCTCCTGCTCATAATCCATATTCATTATATCAGGTTTTcccaaccttggcactattgacagattggactagataattctttgttgtggggctgtcctgtgcgttATAGGATGCagagcatccctggcctttacTCGTTAGATGCCAGTAGTTGATCCCACTCACTAGTTGTGACAATCAAACTGTTCTCCAGACATTGTCATATGTCCTTTGAATGGCAAATCACCCATGTTTGAGAATTACTGATATTTATGTATAGCCTGGGTTTCTGCCATAACTTCCTCGCAGATAATTGTATTTTCTGTCTAGTTATGTGCCTCAAGCTCAAAGTGCTCCAAACTGAATTCAGCATTTTCTTATGATTCCTAGTGCTGCTCCTCCAAGTCatcattttcaaagttattttcccCACTCTCCAGTGCACTAATCCATAAAGTAAACTTAAGCACCTTCTTCCACTCACCATCTTCATCCACTCTCCAAGACCCAGAGAAACCATCTCCTTGAAAGATTTGGCCTTTCCTCTCATGTATACAGCATCTGGAGTCTCTCTTCATTTCAAATTTGGATTACTCTAACAGGTTTTTAACTTGAACTCCTACGTAAGATGAGAGTTTGAATCTTTTTCACACCCCCCACCATCagtgcgcgcgcgcgcacacacacacacacacacacacacacacacacacacccctttctcCTCCTACTCCCCATTCCTAATTCCTAACAATATGGTTATAATCATAAATTAGGTTAGATCTATATTCCTGTGTTACATTATTAACACAATCTTAAGCACTGTTCACAACGAATCCATCATATATTAcgactatttttttctctctgtaattgtttttatttgtttgtttttcttattatttcatagATTTGTCCTGATTCCTCCCCAACTTCTTCTCTGGTTCTTGTAAACCTCTTCTCAGTATAGTCAGTCACtgatatttaatttaatcttcttAAAGAAGTCTTTCCAGGATTTTTTGAACTGCTTCTATCTTGACTGATTGTCTTCTGGCTGTGATGCAAATCTGAAATCTTGAGATCTTCCTTTATTGCTGTGGCGTGGATTCTCATCTCTATCATGTGCTGGGTCCTCTTCTTTCCTTGATCATGTGCCTCCTTactttttggttttcttattaattttagcACAAGACATGCTACCTTGTTTCCCAAAAGTGATGCATGGAACGCAAATTTTACTCACCTTGCATGTCTGAAATGGCGTTTATTGTACCTCtttatttattggccatttgcttGGAAATAAACAGCTAACTTAGAAGTGGCTTTGCCTCAAATTTTAATGGCATTGATCCAATCTTAAGAAACTCAATACCTCTctgattctttatatatttttattaaaattggttaatttctcttcattttggaAGCCTTTAAGATCTTATATCTGTTTTCATTGTCTTGTACATTAACAATATTGTATCTTGATATGTCTTATTATGCAACAAGGAGAGCATTAATTCAGTCCACTCAGGAAACCCAAGTACTTCAGCtctagaaaaaatattatttatataaattatcatttcatcctcactgcagtttttgttctctttctgtaacaTTTGTCATTCAGAGACTGAAATCCTGAATTCCttatttttgtgctttattttattgtctattttccattcttttactctACTTTTGGGGGATAATTTCAactttttcttccaggaattttatttatttatttttgctttaatttctaGTGTTCAAGGGTATATTTTGTTCCCTTATAATGTTTTCTGAAGTTGCATTCCCTAGAATTgtccctttcctttttgtttatgtTCTATGTTTTGTCTTAGAGGTTCACTTTGAATGTCTCAGCATACTTGCTCATGTTTTAACACTTAGGAGTGAGAGTCTAAAAAGCTGACTAGCATCTCCATGTGAGGGGTTAGTGCTTGCCAACTGTGGGCTTCATGGTATAACATCTCATTTCCGTGGGACAACTCTTAGTGGTAATACCAATAGGTCTTTTGTCATGTGCTGACTTGATTATCCTGAAAACAGTCTTTCAATATTCCTGAAAGATATCATCTTGGCATTTAATATTCTCTGagctgagaggaggaagaaggctaATGACGTCAACATTCATTGAGTGAAATTTTGACTTTCTTGCCCTGTTTTTAGTTAAACTCTGAAGAAAACATGAGAGTTTTCATGTTAAACGCTCCCTCAAATGTGCATGTAGTCTCCTAATTTAGAGACTTTGTTTTACTTTCCTTAATGAATAAATCTCAAATCTTCTATGGAGTGATACTGGAGGCAGTCATCTGGCAGCATGGAGATGTAGAGAAGGTCTGAAGATCTAATTACTTCTGAAATAGACTTTTAAGCATTCCATTTGTTCTGTCTTCACCTTCATGGCTTCTTTCAAGGATACCTGCTGCCACAAAATTCTGCGTATATGAGAGACAATATGGTGCAAAtcagttgttttcttattttccacaGTTCTATGTTAATGTCAGATATTATGAGTATGCCAAATCAAATACTACTCATTTATTGATTTTGcagcttccaaaattttgtgGCTGCTTGTGACTCTGTTTTTTGatcattttttgttattttgtccTGGTGAGttaatgctattttttaatttctgtcatGTTAGTGAGTTTCAGTAAAAATTGAGATAATTTGCCTACGTTAAGTCTGCCATTCTTAAAAGTCCTCTGGTTTATTTCTAAGATGTCATCAAGGAGCACCCTAGGTCAGCAGGAAGCTGAGCCTGGCAGTAAAAGCTCCAGGTCTTCAGTAGTCCTATTCTGCTCAGAGTAGATAGTGCATGGTCCATCAATAGACTCTCTCTTTATTTTAGAGCTTTTACTGATtcattttatctaataaatatttgttgaggattgAGACTGAAAAACACAGTGAATACAAACAGAATGAGGTACAGGCAGTGCCCCTATGATTTCTCTGTATAATTAGAGAACCAAAGAAACTTAGATTTGTactattattagttattgttaaccAATAATAATGCCAAATTCTTTATATACCTTCCCTCAGGTTTCCCTTACAACCCCTCCCTAAATCAGAGATCTTTTCTCATACATAAAAATCTCGAAAGCTAAGAGATATTAACTGTTTGTCAGAAGGTCGAAACAGCTACTACCAGGGCAAGATTCATACTTAGGTATCTATGAATACAAAACTGATTTATTTAGTCACTACACTATGCAAAATTGTGTAGGATGTTATATCACACAGTTTTGTACAGGGTACATTCAGGATTCTTTCAATTTAATTGACTCTTTCAGTTTAAGTGATAGGAATCTAAATTTAACTCACCTAGATAAATCAGCCTCACAAAAAAAGTGTGTGAAACTGGTAAGTTGAGGATGTACACAGCTTCTTATTTGGCTGAACAGGGCCAATCACTCGTGAAAGCGTGTCTCCCTTCCCACTTTTTGGACTGCTTGGTTCTACTCAGCGTTAATCTCAGATGGCTTCCTCCCTTGCAGTGAAAATAGGTCTACCAGAATCTCTAAATTTAATTGTACCAGTTCAGtaacttcaagaagaaaaaacaagttgttaaaaataattttggtaaAAAATGTTATAGTCAAATGACTATTTCTGACTAATAACTGTCATCAGTATTTGGCATGTGCTAAGAAGATTGTGTCTTGTGAGTTGGGCAGGTTAGCCCATCAAAATcacttaaaatgtgttttctgtaTCAAACAAGGTCTAATCAGAATAGAAATGTTTCTATAGATATTGtaagaaggaaaaggcaaaattttatcacttaaaattaaaaagactaataaGTTGCAGAATATGGCTACTATTCCTAGGACTGGTGgaacaaataggaaaaataagaagCAGACTTAGATTCTAGAATCTCAGAGGAGAAGCTCTATAGAATTGGTGCTTGGATTAATGGAGGACTTGGAGGTGTCCTACAGCCAGTACTTGGGCCTCTGAACTAGAGGTCCCACCCAGAAGGTGCAGGGTCCAACATAGAAGGAGACTAAGAAGAAAGCCTGACAAGTGCTTGAGCCACTCAAAGGGCCCAGATCAAGTAATGAAATGAGAGAGGATGGTACAGCTACTAAGAGAGTGTTGTCTACCTATTGACTATACATCTACGAGATGCAGCAGGTTAGGCACATTTCCAtgcacttattggccatttgcacaCTTTCCTTTGGAATGTGTCTTTCAAATCATTTGTCCACTTAAGAAATggcctttttattattgagatatCTTTTATGtcagtgtcgcaatccaatgtacacatcaggatagatgcggagagggctgatggccactctgagtttattataaccagcgtttcagtatatacatagcttacatctgttaaacatacacaggtattctggacaatgtaattagcgaatgtcaagaattcttagtgatttctcaaggagccctcccttggcctctgttttgatattatcatgttattgctgtgctcatatattttatctcggagcatgcaatgtctcctaggcaacggcccctcctgctcccaatatcatgtctccatctgtgcccctgggcgacctatgcctgtcttaggttgcctccccatggaagtcttacccgtcattggctaatcAGCCTTCTCActtccgggtcacagtttgttggcaagccttttccagtgattattaacccttcctgcatcaggggcagctacattttaattttcaagttaTTATATATTATCCAACGTTTATCAAATATGTGTATTGCAAATATTCTttcagtctgtggtttgtctatgaattttttttcaacaAGTAGATGTTCTAACTTTAGACACTTATTTTATCCTTTTCCATCTTTACAGTTTAGAGCTTTCTAGAATAATTCTAAGAAAGCTATGCCTATACTGACATACTtccccatgttttcttttataaaacatgCTTAAGCTTTGTGTGTATGGTTTTGAtacacttaaaattaatttttgtgtatggtttgaCACAGAgatcaagtttatttttctcatgaataGTTAGTATTTCCAGAATCAATTgcttaaaagatttttctttccctatGGAATTACTTTGTTGATTGGTTAAAAAGTGATTGACTGTATAAGTGAGGATATATTTTTCAATCTTCCATTCTATCCCTTGATTTATTTGTCTAATTTTATAAAAAAACTAATCTGTCTTGATTATCAGAGTCTtacattatgttttaaaatcaattatggAAATCCTCTGTGTAATTTAGAGTTTGCCAAGAAACAGATGCCAAGAAATGATTAGACTTGTAAGTCACTTATTGTGGTAAATGTCTGTGAACCATAAAATAGGAGAGAGTGGGAGTCCGTGATAAAGGCCTTCAGACCAGGATGAAAGGCTGACAcctaagaaaggagagagagaagggaggattgAGTAGGAAAATCTCAGACCACAGTGCAGTTCTAAGAAGTGTCAGTAAGTATGATGAGGAGTGCTTAAGCAAAGATTGCCTATCAGAGGAGATGCATGTTATAGAGAAACTAGGCAGTTCCTGTATTCTCCACCACGGTAAGCCATGGCTAGGGAAATCTCAGAGTAAGCATAGGCTCTACCTGAACACTATGGTGGATCCAAAGGAGTATCAGATGTAGACTTTGATCAATGATGCTCCTCATAAAGAGAGCTGAACAGCCCGTCCATGGCTGCCACAGTATTCCCCCCCAAAATAAATTGTACCCAAaagttatttcttatttatttatttattattgttatctattattatatttgatcaattattatttataatgatATAATTATTGTGGTTATTTAAACAAGATAACACAATTCAATAAGTATCTCTTGCCTTTGAAGTATATCTGACATCCTAaatataaaaatgggaaaagcattggagaaacagagaaattaaaagaaatagcatctactttaaatatgtttattatcttaTTTGTAAGACAAGGTGCTATGAAATCTTAACCACGAAAGGTGATGATATTGGGAGATGGGCCATTTAAGAGATATTGAAGTCATAAAGGacggaaccctcatgaatgggattactgCCATATAAAAGAGACTCCAAAGAGATCACTGACCCATTCCTCCATGTGAGGCTGTAATAAGAAATGCATGATACAGGTGAGAGTCCTCACTCATTTATGTTGGCATTCTGATCTTGGAGTTCCAgtctccagaagtgtgagaaataaatttctattgtttataagctacggagtctgtggtattttgttatagcaacccaaatGGACCAAATACAGGTTTAAATAAGTTCACAAAATGTTGCTAGGAATATagtttattatcattaatatataccttttatcttttttctgaggaagattcgctctgagttaatatccactgccaatcctcctctttttgctgtagGAAGactagcactgagctaacatctgtgccaatcctcccctatttttttttttttttttgtatttgggaCACTTCCACAGCGTGGTTggcgagtggagtaggtccgcagctgggatccaaacctgtaaactgCTGAAATGGAGCTCGgggaacttagccactaggccacagggccaggcccaatATACACCGTTTTTAATGGTAAATCTCATTAGATAAGTAAAACAATGTGGAACATGTTTCTCCTAACTTaatttgaagtatatttttacAAGAGATAAATAACAAAGTTCTACAGTTAGAACTACATGctccttttcaaatatttgatgtCATTTTAGATATAATGAATGTGAAATTTATAATAAATCAATTTCCCCACCTTAATGAGATCCTAAGATACATATATAAAGTACGCCTTTAATCATACTCCATTAATACTATCTTTTGCAATAAAAGGTGGAGTAATATGTACTCTCTTCAATATTAAGTGAACTGTGCTGATAAAGACTCTCAAAAGCAGATGACGTGAAGTACAGATTTTGCCATTCTCAAAGGGAACAAGAAAggacagaatataaaaagaaagttggtgataaaaatagaacaaaaagaaaagatcagaagGATCTGATTATACTTTAAGCTAAATACAGAGTTTATAATGAAGACATTTCATTGAATCCTGTTGCCTTGTCTAGCAGTAATATTCATAAGAATGGGAATGCTTCTATAGTATTTAGCATTTCTGTGTTTTGGTCAGCAAGCTGTAATTTTAACATTCCGTGACTTACGAAACCTTATTTGTCCATATTAGGAATAACCCaagagaaaatatggagaaaaaaagatcAGTACAATTGTTCATTTTATAAACATGTTCTTAGTTACTTAGTAAATTAGTACGAGGTGCAATAGATACTCAGAAAAATAAGGCAAGATCAGCTATAAGGAAAATAATTAGACATTCATTACACCACATATCACACAATCTGCAGGAGCAACATGGTTATACCCACATGCTCTTGAAAAAGCCCAATAAAAAcaccaataaaaattaaatgaaaaattgaatttcTTTACATTATTGCAACTTTGAATTAGAATATTTTCCTCCTCTGGATTTTGAACAGGACTTTCCTCAGTGAAACTTTGATATCCTTGTTCCTCAAACTGTAGATCAAAGGATTGACCATAGGCACTACATTAGtataaaatacagaagaaatttTTCCCAGGTCCATGGATCCAGGAGAAGAATATTTAAGATACATGAAAGCTGCTGAtccaaaaaaaagagacagagcgATGATATGGGAGCTACAGGTGCTGAAAGCTTTTGATCTCCCTTGAGAGGATTTGATATGAAAAATGCTAGTAATGATAAAgacataagaaattaaaatggtaaTACTTGGTACTGTGATATTAATTCCCACGACAATGAGAACTACTACCTCATTGACATAGGTGCTGGTGCAAGAGagttggaggaggggaaggataTCACACAAGTAATGGTTGATGATATTAGCATTACAGAAGGTTAGTCTAAGCATGCATCCTGTGTGGGCAGTGGCTCCAGCAAATCCCATCACATATGCAGCCAAAGTTAGCACGAAACAGACCTGATGGGACATGGTGACCTTATACAGCAATGgattacagatggccacatagcgatcataAGCCATTGAGGTCAACATATAGCATTCAGAGatgacaaaaaagagaaagaagaagagctGAGTCATGCACCCGACATAGGAGATGATATTCTTTTTTGATACAAAGTTCATCAGCATTTTGGGGGTGAAAACAGAAGAGTAACAGAGATCAATGAAGGATAGGTTGAAGAGGAAatagtacatgggggtgtggaggtgagAATTTAAACCAATAAGAGTGATCAAGCCAAGGTTGCCCACCATGGTGACAATGTATATCATTAGAAACAGGTAAAAGAGGGGTTTCTGGAGCTCTGGATTGTCTGTTAATCCGGCAAGAATAAATTCAGTCACTATGGAGTCATTTCCAGTCAGCATTCTCAACTTTGGAAATCTGTGAGAACAGAACAAAATCCCATTAATAGAGAACCCAGCTCTGTTCATACAATCTCTCATTTATGAGAAGGGGACTCAGACTGGCAGAAATTAAATAAGTCCTTCTCTGCTTCATAGGGTCTGAATGTACTCCTGCACATCCTTCAACAtttac
The Equus caballus isolate H_3958 breed thoroughbred chromosome 7, TB-T2T, whole genome shotgun sequence genome window above contains:
- the OR8B3H gene encoding olfactory receptor 8B3 isoform X1; translated protein: MLTGNDSIVTEFILAGLTDNPELQKPLFYLFLMIYIVTMVGNLGLITLIGLNSHLHTPMYYFLFNLSFIDLCYSSVFTPKMLMNFVSKKNIISYVGCMTQLFFFLFFVISECYMLTSMAYDRYVAICNPLLYKVTMSHQVCFVLTLAAYVMGFAGATAHTGCMLRLTFCNANIINHYLCDILPLLQLSCTSTYVNEVVVLIVVGINITVPSITILISYVFIITSIFHIKSSQGRSKAFSTCSSHIIALSLFFGSAAFMYLKYSSPGSMDLGKISSVFYTNVVPMVNPLIYSLRNKDIKVSLRKVLFKIQRRKIF
- the OR8B3H gene encoding olfactory receptor 8B3 isoform X2, with the protein product MLTGNDSIVTEFILAGLTDNPELQKPLFYLFLMIYIVTMVGNLGLITLIGLNSHLHTPMYYFLFNLSFIDLCYSSVFTPKMLMNFVSKKNIISYVGCMTQLFFFLFFVISECYMLTSMAYDRYVAICNPLLYKVTMSHQVCFVLTLAAYVMGFAGATAHTGCMLRLTFCNANIINHYLCDILPLLQLSCTSTYVNEVVVLIVVGINITVPSITILISYVFIITSIFHIKSSQGRSKAFSTCSSHIIALSLFFGSAAFMYLKYSSPGSMDLGKISSVFYTNVVPMVNPLIYSLRNKDIKVSLRKVLERKIF